One genomic segment of Helicobacter enhydrae includes these proteins:
- a CDS encoding lipid A-modifier LpxR family protein: MFRIIIGLCVASIVWAQHPYKKHFVSFVTQNDGYVFPMIDRYYTAGHSLLYASAEESGGGIIGWIDGNHSFNLAISQSIYTAKSKFATTPSPQDHRYASFMTLSAFVTNRNLEWLENIGLLVGVGGKWSFGQEVQNGIHQMMGVGLANGWGTQIADEWVANLYYDLTYRY, encoded by the coding sequence GTGTTTAGAATCATTATAGGTTTGTGTGTGGCAAGTATCGTATGGGCTCAACATCCATACAAAAAGCATTTTGTATCCTTTGTGACGCAAAATGATGGCTATGTTTTTCCAATGATTGATCGTTATTACACTGCAGGGCATAGTTTGCTCTATGCGTCTGCTGAGGAGAGTGGTGGGGGCATAATAGGTTGGATTGATGGGAATCATTCTTTCAATCTTGCAATTTCTCAAAGCATTTATACAGCAAAATCCAAATTTGCCACTACGCCAAGCCCACAAGATCATCGATATGCTTCTTTTATGACATTGAGTGCATTTGTGACAAATCGCAATCTAGAATGGCTAGAAAACATCGGATTGCTCGTTGGTGTCGGTGGCAAATGGTCGTTTGGTCAAGAGGTGCAAAACGGCATTCATCAGATGATGGGTGTGGGACTAGCAAATGGTTGGGGGACACAGATTGCTGATGAGTGGGTTGCAAATCTGTATTATGACTTGACTTATCGTTATTAG
- a CDS encoding alkylphosphonate utilization protein: MTKDSNGVELNAGDSVQVIKDLKVKGASGTIKRGTIVKNIRLTNKDDEIEGKVDKMGMIVLKTCFLKKS, from the coding sequence ATGACAAAAGATAGCAATGGCGTAGAATTGAACGCAGGTGATAGCGTGCAAGTGATCAAAGATCTCAAGGTGAAGGGGGCTTCAGGCACGATCAAAAGAGGCACTATTGTAAAAAACATTCGCTTGACAAACAAAGACGATGAAATCGAGGGCAAGGTGGATAAAATGGGGATGATTGTCCTCAAAACTTGCTTTTTGAAAAAATCTTAA